The proteins below are encoded in one region of Roseovarius bejariae:
- a CDS encoding aspartate aminotransferase family protein, with the protein MNERPSHLFYQGRQRRPMLDQARGVYMWDVDGKRYLDGSSGAMVCNIGHSNENVLEAMRRQMEKSTFGYRLHFETEASEKLAAKTAALCPEGLNRVFFVSGGSEAVESAMKLARQYAIAVGQDSRWKIISRAPSYHGCTLGALAITSYDPLTKPFDPMMQPMPKVPAPRAYLDGLDPEDEATGHHYADMLEAKIIEEGPDSVLAFMVEPVGGASTGALPPPRGYMERVQEICRKYGVLLILDEVMTGAGRTGAFLASEHWNLEPDIIVMSKGFAAGYVPLGAMAAHERLVEAVLDWGGFLHGYTYAGNPLACAAGAAVIDEIERQGLVQNSATMGPKLMERLEGLMQRYPIIGDVRGMGLLTAFEFMADRGSKAPLPKHLKAFDRFVNIAYEKGLIVYSRRTRNGVEGDHIIVAPPMIVNDTHLDEIAGMLDASLAQFTDEIRPELDKIA; encoded by the coding sequence ATGAACGAAAGACCAAGCCACCTGTTTTACCAAGGCCGACAACGGCGGCCGATGCTGGACCAAGCGCGCGGCGTCTACATGTGGGATGTGGACGGCAAGCGGTATCTTGACGGCTCCAGCGGCGCGATGGTGTGCAACATCGGCCATTCCAACGAAAACGTGCTGGAGGCGATGCGCCGCCAGATGGAAAAAAGCACCTTCGGCTACCGCCTGCATTTCGAGACCGAAGCCTCGGAAAAACTGGCCGCGAAAACGGCGGCGCTCTGTCCTGAAGGGCTGAACCGGGTGTTTTTCGTCTCGGGCGGCTCCGAAGCGGTGGAAAGCGCGATGAAACTGGCGCGGCAATACGCCATCGCCGTGGGGCAGGACAGCCGGTGGAAGATCATCTCGCGTGCGCCCAGTTACCACGGCTGTACGCTGGGGGCGTTGGCGATTACCTCCTACGATCCGCTGACCAAGCCCTTTGATCCGATGATGCAACCCATGCCCAAGGTACCCGCGCCGAGGGCCTATCTTGACGGGCTGGACCCGGAGGACGAGGCGACGGGCCATCATTACGCGGATATGCTTGAGGCGAAGATCATCGAGGAAGGCCCCGACAGCGTTCTGGCTTTCATGGTCGAACCCGTCGGCGGGGCCTCGACCGGGGCCTTGCCCCCGCCCAGGGGCTATATGGAGCGGGTGCAGGAGATTTGCCGCAAGTACGGTGTTTTGTTGATCCTCGACGAGGTGATGACAGGCGCGGGGCGCACCGGGGCCTTCCTTGCCTCGGAGCACTGGAACCTGGAGCCGGACATCATCGTGATGTCCAAGGGCTTTGCCGCCGGGTACGTGCCATTGGGGGCCATGGCCGCGCATGAGCGGCTGGTCGAGGCGGTTCTGGATTGGGGCGGGTTCCTGCACGGCTATACCTATGCCGGGAACCCCTTGGCCTGTGCCGCGGGCGCCGCCGTGATCGACGAGATCGAGCGGCAGGGATTGGTGCAGAACTCGGCCACCATGGGCCCAAAGCTGATGGAGCGGCTTGAAGGGCTTATGCAGCGCTATCCGATCATCGGCGACGTGCGGGGCATGGGCCTTCTGACGGCCTTCGAGTTCATGGCCGACAGGGGGAGCAAGGCGCCCTTGCCCAAACACCTCAAGGCCTTCGACCGTTTCGTGAATATCGCCTATGAAAAGGGGTTGATCGTCTATTCCCGCCGCACCCGCAACGGGGTGGAAGGCGATCATATCATCGTCGCCCCGCCGATGATCGTGAACGACACCCACCTTGATGAAATTGCCGGGATGCTGGATGCCTCCCTGGCGCAGTTCACCGATGAAATCCGCCCCGAGCTGGACAAGATCGCGTAA